In a genomic window of Pontibacter liquoris:
- a CDS encoding ArsR/SmtB family transcription factor: MRLKHFNLSFGEQVFKALADESRIRILHLIVRNKEMCTSDLEHVLDFTQTKTSRHLAYLRNAGLVTSRKLDQWVYYTIKDEAADFVTQIFKYLERDTLLHKDVETYRILYSNRELAANKILTRRWPVP, encoded by the coding sequence ATGAGGCTCAAACACTTTAATCTTTCTTTTGGCGAACAGGTTTTTAAAGCCCTGGCTGATGAATCCCGCATCCGCATTCTTCACCTCATTGTGCGGAACAAAGAGATGTGCACCTCAGACCTGGAGCACGTGCTGGACTTTACGCAAACCAAAACTTCGCGCCACCTGGCTTACCTGCGCAATGCCGGCCTAGTAACCTCCCGCAAGCTCGACCAATGGGTATACTATACCATAAAAGACGAAGCCGCTGATTTTGTAACGCAGATCTTTAAATACCTGGAGCGCGACACGCTGCTGCACAAAGATGTAGAAACGTACCGCATCCTGTACTCTAACCGCGAGCTGGCCGCCAACAAGATCCTGACCCGCCGCTGGCCTGTTCCTTAG
- a CDS encoding NAD(P)/FAD-dependent oxidoreductase yields the protein MLEPDKLSLNIPDTTKPRVVIIGGGFGGINLGKKLKCKDFQVVMFDKQNYHGFWPLLYQVATAGLEPDSIAEPLRKMFGSDEFEDFHFRLVRVTNINPEIKTVSTLVGDLPYDYLVIATGTKPNYFGNEQIKKFSFPLKQIPDALNLRSQMLQVFEQANMTNDPEIRQSLMNFVIVGGGPTGVELAGALAEMRRHVLPNDYPGVDFRKMNIYLVEGMDRVLPPMSVEASEKTYKYLLEKGVIIKLNTLVESYDGTTAVLKNGEQIQTNTLIWAAGVSGALIDGLPPESVERGRILVNEYNQVLGFNDIFAIGDIAFMKTEEFPRGHPGVAQPAIQQGQLLAKNLPRLIRGEALEPFKYFDKGSLAIIGRNQAVADLPKNIHLSGFFAWVTWLFVHIMYLIGFRNKLVVLSNWVYKFFTYENGTRLIIRPYVRKGDRKTRHFINKYNAD from the coding sequence ATGCTTGAACCTGATAAGCTCTCTCTTAATATTCCGGACACGACAAAACCCCGGGTCGTGATCATTGGCGGTGGATTTGGCGGAATAAACCTTGGCAAAAAACTCAAATGCAAGGATTTCCAGGTCGTTATGTTCGATAAGCAGAATTACCACGGCTTTTGGCCGCTGCTGTACCAAGTGGCTACCGCTGGCCTGGAACCGGACTCGATTGCCGAGCCGCTGCGCAAAATGTTCGGAAGCGATGAATTTGAGGATTTCCACTTCCGCCTGGTGCGCGTTACCAACATCAACCCCGAAATTAAAACGGTTTCGACACTGGTAGGAGACCTGCCCTACGATTACCTGGTGATCGCCACAGGCACTAAACCCAACTATTTCGGCAACGAGCAGATCAAGAAGTTTTCGTTCCCGCTCAAGCAGATACCCGATGCACTGAACCTGCGCAGCCAGATGCTGCAGGTCTTTGAGCAGGCCAATATGACCAACGACCCGGAAATCAGGCAGAGCCTGATGAACTTTGTGATCGTGGGCGGCGGCCCGACGGGCGTGGAGCTGGCTGGTGCGCTGGCCGAGATGCGCCGGCACGTATTGCCAAACGACTACCCGGGCGTGGACTTCCGCAAGATGAATATTTACCTGGTAGAAGGTATGGATCGTGTGCTACCGCCCATGTCGGTGGAGGCAAGCGAGAAAACCTACAAATACCTCCTTGAGAAGGGCGTTATCATCAAGTTGAATACCCTGGTGGAGTCTTATGATGGCACTACGGCGGTGCTCAAGAATGGCGAGCAGATCCAGACCAACACCCTCATCTGGGCAGCCGGCGTGTCCGGGGCACTGATCGACGGCCTGCCGCCGGAGTCGGTGGAGCGAGGCCGGATACTGGTAAACGAGTATAACCAGGTGCTAGGCTTCAATGATATCTTTGCCATCGGCGATATTGCCTTTATGAAAACGGAGGAGTTCCCGCGCGGGCATCCGGGCGTAGCGCAGCCTGCCATACAACAGGGGCAGCTGCTGGCTAAAAACCTGCCAAGGCTTATCCGGGGCGAAGCGCTGGAGCCGTTTAAGTACTTCGACAAAGGTTCATTGGCTATTATTGGACGGAACCAGGCCGTGGCCGACCTGCCAAAGAACATCCACCTGAGCGGCTTTTTTGCCTGGGTTACCTGGCTGTTTGTGCACATCATGTACCTGATCGGCTTCCGCAACAAGCTGGTGGTGCTCAGCAACTGGGTTTACAAGTTCTTTACGTACGAGAACGGCACCCGCCTGATCATCCGTCCTTATGTGCGCAAAGGCGACCGGAAAACAAGGCACTTTATCAACAAGTATAACGCCGATTAA
- a CDS encoding NADH-quinone oxidoreductase subunit C, whose translation MELTNENVLGKIIDKFGIDNIWDAVNPDGIMTFQTTRETIIDLIQYLRDDADLQIQFLTTMCGIHYPDQKDKELCMMYQLHSLRYNYRVRIKVFFPISDPVMPTLTNLYAAANWMEREAFDFYGIIFTGHPNLTRILNIEEMEYHPMLKQYPLEDQTREDKIDTFFGR comes from the coding sequence ATGGAGCTTACGAACGAAAACGTACTCGGCAAGATCATCGATAAGTTTGGGATCGATAACATCTGGGATGCAGTGAACCCGGATGGCATTATGACGTTTCAGACCACCCGCGAAACCATCATCGATCTGATCCAATATCTGCGCGATGATGCGGACCTGCAGATCCAATTCCTCACCACCATGTGCGGTATCCATTACCCTGACCAGAAGGACAAGGAGCTGTGCATGATGTACCAGCTGCACAGCCTGCGCTATAATTACCGTGTGCGCATCAAGGTGTTCTTCCCTATCAGCGACCCGGTGATGCCTACGCTGACCAACCTCTACGCAGCCGCCAACTGGATGGAGCGCGAGGCATTTGACTTCTATGGCATTATCTTTACAGGCCATCCGAACCTGACCCGGATCCTGAACATCGAAGAGATGGAGTACCACCCAATGCTGAAGCAATACCCGCTGGAAGACCAGACAAGGGAAGATAAGATAGATACGTTTTTCGGGCGTTAA
- a CDS encoding carboxypeptidase-like regulatory domain-containing protein, which translates to MNPLPQNHTWRFKSLPGLLLLFLIGLWLALPQQAAAQGQKRVVQLSGFVAVGDSLYGVAGVSVYVPGTNRGTQSNQYGFFSVPVLTGDSVVFSAIGYKKQYLRIPKSYSSNSYSIIMQMQEDPTELPTVDVFPWATERDFRIAVANVKLPDEGRAIATRNLDPERLEELFRTTPMDGNANFRFWSQQQQQQQQTRYLYPTISPFAIPALIDAIFKGNPDK; encoded by the coding sequence ATGAACCCACTTCCTCAAAACCATACATGGCGTTTTAAATCCCTGCCAGGGCTGTTATTGCTCTTTTTAATAGGCTTGTGGCTAGCCTTGCCGCAACAGGCAGCCGCGCAGGGGCAGAAGCGGGTGGTGCAATTATCGGGGTTTGTGGCCGTGGGCGATAGCCTCTACGGTGTGGCCGGCGTGAGCGTGTATGTGCCCGGTACCAATCGGGGTACCCAATCTAACCAGTATGGCTTTTTCTCGGTGCCCGTGCTGACGGGCGATAGCGTTGTGTTCAGCGCCATTGGGTATAAAAAGCAGTACCTCCGCATCCCGAAAAGTTACAGCAGCAACAGCTACTCCATTATTATGCAGATGCAGGAAGACCCCACCGAGCTGCCTACGGTGGATGTGTTTCCGTGGGCCACAGAGCGCGATTTCCGCATAGCTGTGGCCAATGTGAAGTTGCCGGACGAAGGCCGCGCCATTGCCACCCGAAACCTGGACCCCGAACGCCTGGAAGAGCTTTTCCGGACAACGCCGATGGATGGCAATGCCAACTTCCGGTTCTGGAGCCAGCAACAACAGCAACAGCAGCAGACACGCTATTTATACCCTACTATCAGTCCCTTTGCTATCCCGGCGCTAATTGATGCCATTTTTAAGGGCAACCCCGATAAGTAA
- the nuoD gene encoding NADH dehydrogenase (quinone) subunit D, whose translation MEQFRLKHGLALTEERPLTTLNLGPTHPATHGIFQNILQMDGEKIVDAVPTIGYIHRAFEKIAERRPFYQITPLTDRMNYCSSPINNMGYHMTVEKLLGITIPKRAQYIRVIMMELARISDHLICNSILGVDSGAFTGFLYVMQEREHIYDIYEEVCGARLTTNMGRIGGMERDLSPKALHLIGEFLKRFPKVWAEFEKMFTRNRIFIDRTTDVGAISAERALSYGFTGPNLRATGVDYDVRVMNPYSSYEDFEFEIPVGSKGDTYDRFLVRNEEVWQSLKIIEQAYNNLPEGSYHADAPHFYLPPKQEVYRSMEALIYHFKIVMGEADIPVGEVYHSVEGGNGELGFYLISDGGRTPYRLHFRRPCFIYYQAYTEMIKGGQLADAILTLSSLNVIAGELDA comes from the coding sequence ATGGAGCAGTTCCGCCTGAAACATGGCCTAGCCCTGACGGAGGAGCGGCCCCTTACCACGCTGAACCTGGGCCCCACCCACCCGGCCACGCATGGTATTTTCCAGAATATCCTGCAGATGGACGGTGAGAAGATCGTGGACGCAGTGCCCACCATCGGCTACATTCACCGGGCCTTCGAGAAAATAGCGGAACGCCGGCCGTTCTACCAGATCACGCCGCTCACCGACCGCATGAACTACTGCTCGTCGCCTATCAACAACATGGGCTACCATATGACAGTAGAAAAGCTGCTCGGCATCACCATTCCGAAGCGTGCGCAGTACATCCGCGTGATCATGATGGAGCTGGCCCGTATCTCTGACCACCTGATCTGTAACTCGATCCTGGGGGTGGACTCCGGCGCCTTTACCGGCTTCCTATACGTGATGCAGGAGCGCGAGCACATTTACGATATCTACGAGGAAGTATGCGGCGCCCGATTGACCACCAACATGGGTCGCATCGGGGGCATGGAGCGCGATCTTTCGCCCAAAGCCCTGCACCTGATCGGCGAGTTCCTCAAGCGCTTCCCTAAAGTATGGGCCGAGTTTGAGAAGATGTTTACCCGCAACCGGATCTTCATCGACAGAACAACTGACGTAGGTGCTATCTCGGCCGAGCGTGCACTGAGCTATGGCTTTACGGGCCCTAACCTGCGGGCAACCGGCGTAGACTACGACGTGCGCGTAATGAACCCTTACTCGTCTTACGAGGACTTCGAGTTCGAAATACCGGTAGGCTCCAAAGGCGATACTTATGACCGCTTCCTGGTGCGCAACGAGGAAGTATGGCAAAGCTTAAAGATCATTGAGCAGGCCTACAACAACCTGCCCGAAGGCTCTTACCACGCCGATGCGCCGCACTTTTACCTGCCGCCAAAGCAGGAAGTATACCGCAGCATGGAAGCCCTGATCTATCACTTTAAAATTGTGATGGGCGAGGCTGATATTCCGGTGGGCGAAGTATACCACAGCGTGGAAGGTGGCAATGGCGAGCTGGGCTTTTACCTGATCTCTGACGGTGGCCGCACACCATACCGTTTGCACTTCCGTCGCCCTTGCTTTATTTACTACCAGGCTTACACCGAGATGATCAAAGGCGGCCAGCTGGCGGATGCGATCCTGACGCTGAGCAGCCTGAACGTAATTGCCGGCGAGCTGGACGCTTAA
- a CDS encoding YjjG family noncanonical pyrimidine nucleotidase, which produces MKTYTHLLFDLDHTLWDFEKNSEETLYTLYEQYNLARFGRFDRASFYKKYKAVNNRLWDLYNKGKIDQKELRDTRFYKTLMGLGLQHHEVPKDISRAYTDLCPTKTAVFPFTHDVLTYLQPKYGLHIITNGFKDMQHIKMAGARLNGYFQEVVTSECCGYKKPDKRIFTHVLERIGGKAEECLMIGDNLECDIQGARTSGIDQVYFNPDKIKAKLRPKPTYEISCLSQLMEIL; this is translated from the coding sequence ATGAAAACATACACCCACCTTCTCTTCGACCTGGATCATACCTTATGGGATTTTGAGAAGAACTCCGAAGAAACCCTGTATACTTTATACGAGCAGTATAACCTGGCCCGCTTTGGCCGCTTCGACCGTGCCTCCTTTTACAAGAAGTATAAAGCCGTGAACAACCGCCTCTGGGACCTTTACAACAAAGGCAAAATAGACCAGAAAGAGCTGCGCGATACCCGCTTTTATAAAACCCTGATGGGCCTGGGCCTGCAGCACCACGAAGTGCCCAAAGATATCAGCAGAGCGTACACGGACCTGTGCCCCACCAAAACAGCCGTATTTCCGTTTACGCATGATGTGCTCACCTACCTGCAACCCAAGTATGGCCTGCATATAATTACCAATGGCTTTAAAGATATGCAGCACATCAAAATGGCCGGCGCCCGGCTAAACGGGTATTTCCAGGAGGTGGTGACCTCGGAGTGCTGCGGCTACAAAAAGCCCGATAAACGCATTTTTACCCATGTCCTGGAGCGGATCGGGGGCAAGGCAGAAGAGTGCCTGATGATCGGCGATAACCTGGAATGCGACATACAGGGCGCCCGCACCAGCGGCATCGACCAGGTATACTTTAACCCCGATAAGATAAAGGCGAAGTTGCGGCCCAAGCCAACTTACGAGATCAGCTGCCTGAGCCAGTTGATGGAGATATTGTAG
- a CDS encoding NADH-quinone oxidoreductase subunit A: MEPAVNQQYVPSDYLPILIQFMAALGFVIFALTLTHLLGPKRNSAVKGAAWESGIESVGDARTPISYKYFMTAILFVLFDVEIIFMYPWAVNFRSFGLDGFLQMLVFMGLLLAGFFYVIKKGILKWE; this comes from the coding sequence ATGGAACCAGCTGTAAATCAGCAGTATGTGCCATCAGACTACCTGCCAATCCTGATTCAGTTTATGGCCGCCCTTGGCTTTGTGATTTTTGCACTCACGCTCACACACCTGCTGGGGCCAAAGCGCAACAGTGCCGTAAAAGGCGCCGCCTGGGAAAGTGGTATCGAGTCGGTGGGTGATGCCCGTACGCCTATCTCCTATAAGTACTTCATGACGGCCATCCTTTTTGTACTGTTTGATGTCGAGATCATCTTTATGTACCCCTGGGCGGTAAACTTCCGGAGCTTCGGACTGGACGGCTTTTTGCAGATGCTCGTGTTCATGGGCCTGTTGCTGGCCGGTTTCTTCTATGTGATCAAAAAAGGCATCCTGAAGTGGGAATAG
- a CDS encoding NADH-quinone oxidoreductase subunit B — MSESNNDIKLVDAPDGISGAGFFATSFEKVIGLARKHSLWPLPFATSCCGIEYMATMGANYDISRFGSERPSFSPRQADILMVMGTIAKKMGPVVKQVYEQMAEPRWVIAVGACASSGGIFDTYSVLQGIDRVVPVDVYVPGCPPRPEQILDGLMRVQDLAANESLRRRNSPEYQALLASYNIK, encoded by the coding sequence ATGAGCGAATCAAATAACGATATCAAATTAGTAGACGCACCCGATGGCATATCCGGTGCCGGCTTTTTTGCCACCTCTTTCGAGAAAGTAATCGGGCTGGCCCGCAAGCACTCGCTGTGGCCGTTGCCGTTTGCTACCTCCTGCTGCGGTATTGAGTACATGGCTACCATGGGAGCCAACTATGATATTTCCCGTTTCGGTTCGGAGCGTCCCAGCTTCTCGCCGCGCCAGGCCGACATCCTGATGGTGATGGGTACCATTGCCAAAAAGATGGGCCCTGTGGTAAAGCAGGTGTATGAGCAGATGGCCGAGCCGCGCTGGGTGATTGCCGTGGGTGCCTGTGCCTCTTCCGGCGGCATTTTCGATACTTACTCCGTGCTGCAGGGCATCGATCGTGTAGTACCGGTAGACGTGTACGTGCCGGGCTGCCCGCCTCGCCCTGAACAGATCCTGGACGGGCTGATGCGCGTGCAGGACCTGGCAGCAAACGAATCGCTGCGCCGCCGCAACTCACCGGAATACCAGGCCCTTTTAGCCTCTTACAACATTAAATAA
- the pruA gene encoding L-glutamate gamma-semialdehyde dehydrogenase, producing the protein MATGFFKVPTPVNEPVKAYAPGSPERAELQRTYKELKSKEVDVPMYIGGDKVYTDTKKPLLQPHDHQHILGHFNEGDASHVEQAINAALAAREGWANMAWEQRASIFLKAAELLAGPWRARLNAATMLGQSKSAFQAEIDSACEFIDFLRFNVQFMTEIYHMQPESSPGVWNRLEHRPLEGFVFALTPFNFTAIAGNLPTSVAMMGNVVVWKPANTQIYAAQMIMELLHEAGLPGGVINLVYVDGPTAGDVIFNHADFAGIHFTGSTGVFQNIWKTIGTNIHKYKTYPRIVGETGGKDFILAHPSANAKALATAISRGSFEYQGQKCSAASRVYVPSNLWEEVKAYVIEDVKSFKMGPPEDFGNFINAVIDEKSFDKIARYIDNVASSNNEAEIIVGGGYDKSKGFFVEPTVIQTHNPLYVTMCEEIFGPVISIYVYDEHNFEETLELVNSTSPYALTGAIFSQDRYAIEHATKKLSDAAGNFYINDKPTGAVVGQQPFGGARASGTNDKAGSMLNLLRWVSARSIKETFVPATDYRYPFLGEDK; encoded by the coding sequence ATGGCAACCGGATTCTTTAAAGTACCAACTCCAGTTAACGAACCAGTAAAAGCTTACGCTCCCGGCTCCCCTGAACGGGCGGAGTTGCAGCGCACGTATAAAGAACTTAAGTCGAAGGAAGTAGATGTGCCCATGTACATTGGCGGCGACAAAGTATACACTGACACTAAAAAGCCGCTGCTGCAGCCCCACGACCACCAGCACATCCTGGGCCACTTCAACGAAGGCGACGCCTCACACGTGGAACAAGCCATTAACGCAGCCCTGGCTGCCCGCGAAGGATGGGCCAACATGGCCTGGGAACAGCGTGCCAGCATTTTCCTGAAAGCCGCCGAACTACTGGCCGGCCCCTGGCGGGCCCGCCTGAACGCAGCCACCATGCTGGGCCAGTCGAAGAGTGCTTTCCAGGCCGAGATCGACTCTGCCTGCGAGTTCATCGACTTCCTGCGCTTCAACGTGCAGTTCATGACCGAGATCTACCACATGCAGCCGGAGTCGTCGCCGGGCGTTTGGAATCGCCTGGAGCACCGCCCGCTCGAAGGTTTCGTGTTTGCGCTCACCCCTTTTAACTTTACCGCCATTGCGGGTAACCTGCCAACTTCTGTCGCCATGATGGGCAACGTGGTGGTTTGGAAACCGGCCAATACCCAGATCTATGCGGCGCAGATGATCATGGAACTGCTGCACGAAGCAGGTTTGCCAGGCGGCGTGATCAACCTGGTGTATGTGGACGGCCCGACAGCCGGCGATGTGATCTTCAACCACGCTGATTTTGCCGGCATCCACTTTACCGGCAGCACCGGCGTGTTCCAGAACATCTGGAAGACCATCGGCACCAACATCCACAAGTATAAAACCTACCCGCGCATTGTGGGCGAAACCGGTGGCAAAGACTTTATACTTGCCCACCCTTCGGCCAATGCCAAGGCGCTGGCGACAGCAATCTCCCGCGGTTCGTTTGAGTACCAGGGCCAGAAATGCTCGGCTGCGTCGCGCGTGTACGTGCCAAGCAACCTATGGGAAGAAGTAAAAGCGTATGTGATCGAGGATGTGAAGTCGTTTAAAATGGGCCCGCCCGAAGATTTCGGCAACTTTATCAACGCAGTGATCGACGAGAAATCGTTTGATAAGATCGCGCGCTACATCGACAACGTTGCCAGCAGCAACAACGAAGCCGAAATTATAGTAGGCGGTGGCTACGACAAGTCGAAAGGCTTTTTTGTGGAACCAACCGTGATCCAAACACATAACCCGCTGTATGTGACCATGTGCGAGGAGATCTTTGGCCCCGTTATCTCTATTTATGTGTACGACGAGCACAACTTTGAGGAGACGCTGGAGTTGGTAAACAGCACGTCGCCTTACGCCCTGACAGGCGCCATTTTCAGCCAGGACCGCTATGCCATCGAGCATGCCACCAAAAAGCTGAGCGATGCGGCCGGCAACTTCTACATCAACGACAAGCCGACCGGCGCCGTGGTTGGCCAGCAGCCCTTCGGTGGGGCCCGTGCATCCGGCACTAACGACAAGGCCGGCTCTATGCTGAACCTGCTGCGCTGGGTATCGGCCCGCTCTATTAAAGAGACGTTCGTTCCCGCCACTGATTACCGTTATCCGTTCCTGGGCGAGGACAAGTAG
- a CDS encoding glycoside hydrolase family 18 protein has translation MNVVPVRFRNLLLAVLALSVMACKTTPAETTADAAGRQDFAIMAYYTGRPATIDAQSASQLTHIIYSFFHLEGNALNHPTPQDSTSLTYLVSLKKAHSDLKIMFSLGGWGGCETCSDVFATQQGREEFARSVKAISEKYKLDGIDLDWEYPTIAGFPGHRFAPEDKQNFTALVQQLRKTMGDDYLISFAAGGFNTYLQQSVEWEKIMPLLDYVNLMSYDLVNGNSTVTGNHTPLYSTASQVESIDNAVQYLDSIGVPARKIVVGAAFYARVWEAVPNQLNGMYQPGKFKEAINYNVLGNYLTANTGFTTYWDSTAQAPYSYNAQKQLFATYDDSLSIARKTDYALKHNLGGIMFWELSGDNPDEGLLDVMYRVKQQSATAASAE, from the coding sequence ATGAACGTTGTGCCTGTACGCTTTAGAAATCTCCTGCTGGCAGTGCTGGCCCTGTCTGTTATGGCCTGCAAGACCACGCCTGCCGAAACAACTGCTGACGCTGCAGGCCGGCAGGACTTTGCCATCATGGCCTACTACACCGGCCGGCCTGCCACCATCGATGCCCAGTCGGCAAGCCAGCTGACGCACATTATCTATAGCTTCTTTCACCTGGAAGGCAACGCGCTCAACCACCCAACGCCGCAGGATAGCACCTCGCTTACCTACCTGGTTTCTTTGAAGAAAGCGCACTCGGACCTCAAGATCATGTTCTCGCTGGGTGGCTGGGGCGGCTGCGAGACCTGCTCGGATGTGTTTGCAACCCAACAGGGCCGCGAGGAATTTGCCCGTTCCGTAAAAGCCATTTCGGAGAAGTATAAGCTCGACGGCATCGACCTGGATTGGGAATACCCTACGATTGCAGGCTTTCCGGGCCACCGTTTTGCGCCCGAAGACAAACAGAATTTTACCGCGTTGGTGCAGCAGCTTCGTAAAACCATGGGCGATGACTACCTCATTTCGTTTGCTGCCGGTGGCTTTAACACGTACCTGCAGCAGTCGGTGGAATGGGAAAAGATCATGCCCTTGCTGGACTACGTAAACCTGATGAGCTACGACCTGGTAAATGGCAATAGCACCGTAACAGGCAATCATACCCCGCTCTACTCTACCGCTAGTCAGGTAGAATCGATCGACAATGCCGTGCAGTACCTGGATTCGATTGGCGTGCCTGCCCGCAAAATTGTGGTGGGTGCCGCTTTTTATGCCCGCGTGTGGGAGGCTGTGCCAAACCAGCTGAACGGGATGTACCAGCCAGGCAAGTTTAAGGAGGCAATAAACTACAACGTCCTGGGCAATTATCTTACGGCCAATACCGGCTTTACCACCTACTGGGATTCTACGGCGCAGGCCCCTTACAGCTACAACGCTCAAAAGCAGCTTTTCGCCACCTACGACGATTCGCTGTCCATTGCCCGGAAAACAGATTATGCGCTGAAGCATAACCTGGGCGGCATCATGTTCTGGGAGCTTTCAGGCGATAACCCTGACGAAGGCTTGCTGGATGTGATGTACCGCGTAAAACAGCAGTCTGCTACCGCCGCCTCGGCAGAGTAA